One Aegilops tauschii subsp. strangulata cultivar AL8/78 chromosome 7, Aet v6.0, whole genome shotgun sequence genomic window carries:
- the LOC109745065 gene encoding uncharacterized protein translates to MAGLADEFFLGIDEDGPGSLGEPSYLSFSDAFEEEEHHFTHSDISPDFDIESQTLTPAPGSPFSFDSDHDLDLDLSLGLGRLSPSFLRMRSPSPARSPPFWDCLEEDLADDLADGLEWEEIADADDAGDASVPGGGGGGGAGGGGDADADVFGFLSEREILGVMEGIDSGEDESMFSDEPPFDFGDEGPELDDIFRSVGWEVLPVPLDDDEFEVLPGHMADVTVGGAPPAARAAVERLQVVAISGEEAAQGCAVCKDGIVQGELATRLPCAHFYHGACIGPWLAIRNSCPVCRYELPTDDPDYEQRRARRRSAGGSTAQLGTPMQM, encoded by the coding sequence atggcggGGCTCGCCGACGAGTTCTTCCTCGGCATCGACGAGGACGGCCCGGGGTCGCTCGGGGAGCCCTCCTACCTCTCCTTCTCCGACGCCTTCGAGGAGGAGGAGCACCACTTCACCCACTCCGACATCTCCCCCGACTTCGACATCGAATCTCAAACCCTAACCCCCGCCCCGGGCTCCCCCTTCTCCTTCGACTCCGACCACGACCTCGACCTCGACCTCAGCCTCGGCCTCGGCCGCCTCTCTCCGTCCTTCCTCCGGATGCGGAgcccctccccggcccgctccccGCCCTTCTGGGACTGCCTCGAGGAGGACCTCGCCGACGACCTCGCGGACGGCCTCGAGTGGGAGGAGATCGCCGACGCCGACGACGCCGGGGACGCCTCCGTCCCTGGGGGTGGCGGTGGGGGCGGGGCGGGAGGAGGGGGCGACGCCGATGCCGACGTGTTCGGCTTCCTCAGCGAGCGGGAGATCCTGGGCGTCATGGAGGGGATCGACAGCGGGGAGGACGAGTCCATGTTCTCCGACGAGCCGCCCTTTGATTTCGGCGACGAGGGCCCGGAGCTCGACGACATATTCCGGAGCGTCGGCTGGGAGGTGCTGCCGGTGCCGCTGGATGACGACGAGTTCGAGGTGCTGCCGGGGCATATGGCGGACGTGACggtggggggcgcgccacctGCAGCGCGGGCGGCAGTGGAGCGGCTCCAGGTGGTGGCGATCAgtggggaggaggccgcccaGGGATGCGCCGTGTGCAAGGACGGGATCGTGCAGGGGGAGCTCGCCACGCGGCTGCCGTGTGCACACTTCTACCATGGGGCGTGCATTGGGCCATGGCTCGCCATACGCAACTCATGCCCGGTGTGCCGTTACGAGCTGCCCACTGATGACCCCGACTATGAGCAGCGGCGGGCGAGGCGGCGTTCTGCTGGTGGTTCCACAGCACAGTTGGGCACACCTAT